Proteins encoded within one genomic window of Thioploca ingrica:
- a CDS encoding 30S ribosomal protein S15, with product MSLNLETKVQIIKEYQHSSNDTGSTEVQVALLTANISGLADHFKVHKKDHLSRRGLIRMVNQRRKLLDYLKRTDRERYQNLISKLGLRH from the coding sequence ATGTCGTTAAATTTAGAAACCAAAGTACAAATAATTAAAGAATATCAACATTCTTCCAATGACACGGGCTCCACTGAAGTACAAGTTGCTTTGCTGACAGCTAATATCAGTGGTTTAGCGGATCATTTTAAAGTCCATAAAAAAGATCATTTATCTCGGCGTGGCTTGATTAGAATGGTTAATCAGCGCCGCAAGTTACTTGATTACCTCAAAAGAACCGATAGAGAACGATATCAAAATTTAATTAGTAAATTAGGATTACGCCACTAA
- a CDS encoding tRNA pseudouridine synthase B, with amino-acid sequence MVRRKNGRDVHGILLLNKPAGISSNTALQRAKHLFQANKAGHTGSLDNLASGLLPICFGEATKLSRFLLEADKRYQAECTLGVTTTTGDAQGEVLQTRSIAQLNNQKIDEVTQSFIGTIQQIPPMYSALKHQGKALYKWARQGKTIPRQARSIMIYDLVVKRWIDQHLVIEVHCSKGTYVRTLAEDIGEALGCGAHISALHRLSVGDYRDMVDFNTLEQSAQPEWEHLDQLLLPMHTLLSHWPTIILTEELAHYLRQGQAVQVAHAPTQGWVKLVVTAKHSMTQWNQFLGIGQVLEDGRIAPRRLINL; translated from the coding sequence ATGGTAAGACGAAAAAATGGCCGTGATGTCCATGGTATTTTATTACTAAACAAACCGGCGGGGATCAGTTCTAATACAGCTTTACAACGAGCTAAACATTTGTTTCAGGCGAATAAAGCCGGACATACCGGTAGTTTAGATAATTTAGCCAGTGGTTTATTGCCCATCTGTTTTGGAGAAGCCACTAAACTATCTCGCTTTCTGTTAGAAGCCGATAAACGTTATCAAGCTGAGTGTACTTTAGGCGTAACCACAACCACTGGGGACGCCCAAGGAGAAGTATTGCAAACCCGTTCAATAGCCCAATTAAATAACCAGAAAATTGATGAAGTTACTCAATCGTTTATCGGTACTATTCAACAAATTCCGCCAATGTATTCCGCGTTGAAACATCAAGGTAAAGCACTTTATAAATGGGCACGACAAGGGAAAACCATACCACGTCAAGCTCGTTCAATTATGATTTATGATCTCGTGGTTAAACGCTGGATTGACCAACATCTCGTTATAGAAGTCCACTGCTCTAAAGGAACCTATGTTCGTACTTTAGCGGAGGATATCGGTGAAGCACTCGGTTGTGGTGCTCATATTAGTGCCTTACATCGTCTTAGTGTGGGTGATTATCGAGATATGGTTGATTTCAATACGCTAGAACAATCTGCTCAACCAGAGTGGGAACACTTAGATCAATTGCTCCTACCGATGCACACGCTGCTTTCACATTGGCCAACGATTATTTTAACTGAAGAACTCGCTCATTACTTGCGTCAAGGTCAAGCCGTACAGGTCGCTCATGCCCCTACCCAGGGTTGGGTTAAACTGGTGGTTACTGCCAAGCACTCCATGACGCAATGGAACCAATTTTTAGGGATTGGTCAAGTATTAGAAGATGGTCGTATAGCACCACGACGGCTAATTAATTTATAA
- a CDS encoding transcription termination factor NusA — MNKEILLVVDVVSNEKGVSKQIIFNALECALASATKKRYNNEIEVRVFIDPHTGDYKAFRRWQVVEDRRLESPQLQISLTQAQEQNAAIQLGEFIEEAIESVNFDRIGAQTAKQVIVQKIREAERAQIVEAYQDREGELVSGIVKRIERGNVILDLGGNAEALIPREDMIPREVVRPGDRLRGYLYSIRPQPRGPQLFLSRTAPELLIKLFILEVPEIGENLLEIVGAARDPGLRAKIAVKPKDPRIDPVGACVGMRGSRVQAISNELAGERVDIILWDDNPAQFVMNAMSPAEVVSIVVDEDTHSMDVAVREEQLSQAIGRNGQNVRLASQLTGWTLNVMTESQAEEKNEAEARAVLELFMSELEVDEEVATVLVQEGFSSIEEIAYVPLNEMLQINEFEEEIVKELRNRAKDALLTRAIVNEEKIDTDNPVIAEPQPAENLLALEGMSEEWAQALANRGIVNMDDLAEQSVEDLMSLEGMNEVQAGKLIMAARAPWFVDEQP, encoded by the coding sequence ATGAATAAAGAAATTTTGCTGGTAGTAGACGTAGTATCTAATGAAAAAGGGGTGAGTAAACAAATTATTTTCAATGCATTAGAATGTGCATTAGCCAGTGCCACCAAGAAACGTTATAACAATGAAATTGAGGTGCGGGTTTTCATTGATCCGCATACCGGTGATTACAAAGCCTTTCGTCGTTGGCAAGTGGTAGAAGATCGTCGCTTGGAATCACCTCAGTTGCAGATTAGCTTAACTCAAGCGCAAGAACAAAACGCGGCGATTCAGTTAGGGGAATTTATTGAAGAAGCTATCGAATCAGTCAATTTTGACCGCATTGGTGCGCAGACTGCTAAGCAAGTCATCGTCCAAAAGATTCGCGAGGCTGAACGAGCACAGATCGTTGAAGCTTATCAAGATCGTGAAGGTGAATTGGTTAGTGGCATTGTTAAGCGAATTGAACGGGGTAATGTTATCCTGGACTTAGGGGGTAATGCTGAAGCACTGATTCCACGTGAAGATATGATTCCTCGAGAAGTCGTTCGTCCAGGCGATCGGTTGCGGGGTTATTTATACAGCATACGTCCCCAACCGCGTGGGCCACAATTATTTTTGAGCCGAACCGCACCGGAATTGTTGATTAAATTATTTATTTTAGAAGTACCCGAAATTGGAGAAAATTTATTGGAAATTGTAGGTGCTGCTCGTGACCCTGGACTTCGTGCTAAAATCGCCGTTAAACCCAAAGACCCACGGATTGATCCGGTGGGTGCTTGTGTCGGAATGCGAGGCTCTCGAGTTCAAGCTATTTCTAATGAACTCGCTGGCGAACGAGTCGATATTATTTTATGGGATGACAATCCCGCTCAGTTTGTGATGAATGCCATGTCACCCGCAGAAGTGGTTTCTATTGTGGTTGATGAGGATACACATAGTATGGATGTGGCGGTCAGAGAAGAACAACTGTCGCAAGCCATTGGTCGTAATGGACAAAATGTGCGCTTAGCGAGTCAATTGACCGGTTGGACTTTAAATGTCATGACGGAATCACAAGCCGAAGAAAAGAATGAAGCGGAAGCACGGGCAGTATTGGAACTATTCATGTCAGAATTAGAAGTTGACGAAGAGGTAGCAACGGTTCTCGTGCAAGAAGGTTTTTCTAGCATTGAAGAAATTGCTTATGTGCCCCTGAATGAAATGTTGCAAATTAATGAATTTGAAGAAGAAATTGTCAAAGAATTACGCAATCGAGCCAAAGATGCTTTACTGACAAGAGCCATTGTTAACGAAGAAAAAATTGATACCGATAATCCGGTCATTGCGGAGCCGCAACCAGCAGAAAATTTGCTGGCTTTGGAAGGAATGAGCGAAGAATGGGCACAAGCATTGGCTAACCGAGGAATTGTGAATATGGATGATTTGGCTGAGCAATCCGTAGAAGATTTGATGTCCCTTGAGGGAATGAACGAAGTGCAGGCGGGAAAACTCATTATGGCCGCACGAGCACCTTGGTTCGTTGATGAACAACCATGA
- a CDS encoding aminotransferase, class I and II gives MNPDLGLLQSYPFEKLAQLKQGIIPSPHLHAINLSIGEPQHDTPPLVVKAMTATLGTTLAKYPTTLGSEPLRQSIAQWLKQRFNLPENSLDPAQHILPVNGTREALFAFAQAVINRQAAEPLVLIPNPFYQIYEGATWLAGAKPWFINCSADTDWQPDFSSVPATVWARCQLLYLCSPNNPSGTLLDQATWQNLLAYADEYDFIIAADECYSEIYADEDHPPVGLLQACVTAGRADFKRCVVFHSLSKRSNVPGLRSGFVAGDADIIRQFLLYRTYHGCAMSLAVQAASIAAWQDEQHVQANRILYRQKFDAVLEILAPVMSVTRPPASFYLWLSTPSADDQFAQALFAQQNVTVLPGQFLSRLAHGINPGQNRIRMALVAPLADCITAAQRIRTFIERSD, from the coding sequence ATGAATCCTGATCTCGGTTTATTACAATCCTATCCGTTTGAAAAATTAGCTCAATTAAAACAGGGAATTATTCCTTCACCCCATCTTCATGCAATTAATTTATCCATTGGAGAACCACAACACGATACCCCCCCCTTAGTCGTTAAGGCGATGACGGCCACTTTAGGTACAACGCTGGCCAAATACCCCACGACTTTGGGTAGTGAACCTTTACGTCAAAGTATAGCACAATGGTTGAAACAAAGATTTAACTTACCGGAGAATAGTTTAGATCCGGCTCAACATATTTTGCCGGTCAATGGTACTCGGGAAGCCTTATTTGCTTTTGCTCAAGCCGTCATTAATCGGCAAGCGGCTGAGCCACTGGTATTGATACCTAATCCTTTTTATCAAATTTATGAAGGTGCTACTTGGCTCGCTGGTGCTAAACCTTGGTTTATTAATTGCTCAGCAGACACCGATTGGCAACCGGATTTTAGTTCAGTACCAGCAACAGTCTGGGCACGTTGTCAATTGCTGTATTTGTGTTCTCCTAACAATCCCAGTGGCACGTTACTCGACCAAGCGACTTGGCAAAATTTGTTAGCCTATGCTGATGAATATGATTTTATCATCGCTGCCGATGAATGCTATTCAGAAATTTATGCAGATGAAGACCACCCGCCGGTTGGCTTGTTACAAGCCTGTGTCACTGCTGGGCGTGCTGATTTTAAAAGATGTGTGGTTTTTCACAGCCTATCTAAACGTTCTAATGTACCGGGCTTGCGTTCTGGCTTTGTTGCTGGTGATGCTGATATCATTCGCCAATTTTTGTTATATCGAACTTATCATGGTTGTGCGATGTCGTTGGCAGTACAAGCGGCGAGTATTGCGGCTTGGCAAGATGAACAGCATGTCCAAGCGAATCGCATTCTGTATCGACAAAAATTTGATGCAGTCCTGGAGATTCTTGCCCCGGTGATGTCGGTCACTCGACCCCCGGCGAGTTTTTATTTATGGCTTTCCACCCCGAGCGCTGATGATCAATTTGCACAAGCTTTATTTGCTCAACAAAATGTAACGGTATTACCCGGCCAATTTTTATCACGTCTGGCTCATGGTATTAATCCGGGTCAAAATCGGATTCGGATGGCTTTAGTCGCACCGCTAGCGGATTGCATTACAGCTGCTCAGCGGATTCGTACTTTTATTGAAAGGAGTGATTAA
- a CDS encoding DNA polymerase, beta-like region: MRLDTHQQQALRTALQGIDGEIYLFGSRVDDCKRGGDIDILIFSTEEPYRLRQQILQRFVSMCEEKLDIVILNPAKLNEEQAAFLAVIEKQRLQL, encoded by the coding sequence ATGCGTTTGGATACACACCAACAACAAGCTTTGCGTACCGCATTACAAGGCATTGACGGCGAAATCTATTTATTTGGTTCACGGGTAGATGACTGCAAACGTGGCGGGGATATTGATATTCTGATTTTCAGCACAGAAGAACCTTATCGTTTGCGTCAACAGATACTCCAACGCTTTGTTTCAATGTGTGAAGAAAAACTGGATATTGTGATTTTGAATCCAGCCAAACTTAATGAAGAACAAGCCGCATTTCTAGCAGTGATTGAAAAACAACGGTTGCAATTATGA
- a CDS encoding ribosome-binding factor A yields the protein MPKEFSRTQRVKELIQRELAYLIQRELGDSHLGLITISAVEMSSDLKEARVYITVLESRTPIEQTVQALNDAAGLLRHHLSQRLTLRMTPRLQFVYDSSLEAGNRLLALIDSIKSDNHNS from the coding sequence ATGCCGAAAGAATTTAGCCGCACCCAGCGCGTGAAAGAGCTTATCCAACGAGAATTAGCTTACCTTATTCAGCGAGAACTGGGCGATTCTCACTTAGGATTAATTACGATTTCTGCAGTAGAAATGAGTTCAGATTTAAAAGAAGCACGAGTTTATATAACGGTTCTTGAAAGTCGCACTCCCATTGAACAAACGGTGCAAGCTTTAAATGATGCGGCTGGATTATTGCGGCATCATTTATCTCAACGTCTTACCCTGCGAATGACACCACGTCTACAGTTTGTTTATGATAGTTCGCTTGAAGCCGGTAATCGTTTATTAGCACTTATTGATTCTATCAAGTCTGATAACCATAACTCCTAA
- a CDS encoding polynucleotide phosphorylase/polyadenylase, with translation MKDMILYKKTLQYGQHSLTLETGEIARQASGAVMVSMGDTIVLVTVVGTKETNIEKDFFPLTVDYQERSYAAGRIPGSFSKREGRPTEKETLTSRLIDRPLRPLFPEGFNHEVQIIATVMSLDPEIDPDIPALIGSSAALAISGIPFNGPLGAARVGYINNEYVLNPTLNQLNHSDLDLVVAGTSSAVLMVESEAKELSEEIMLGAVLFGHDQIQPLIKAIQELAITATATPWDWQPKSLDNQLNQQIAALAELKLREAYQIYDKLARRDCLASIRQEVIAQLTSVDSPPWTADQILSALEKQEKQMVRSNIITGKPRIDSRDNRTVRPITIRTGVLPRTHGSALFTRGETQALVVTTLGTERDAQIIDALEGEYKEGFMLHYNFPPYCVGEIGRIGTPKRREIGHGRLARRGIQAVMPSIQEFPYSIRLVAEITESNGSSSMATVCGSSLALMDAGVPIKAPVAGIAMGLIKEGDQFVILSDIMGDEDHLGDMDFKVAGTTKGITALQMDIKIEGITREIMAVALEQAKAGRLHILSIMYETLDKPRSEMSKHAPRIITFQIKPDKIREVIGKGGITIRAITEDTGATVDISDDGIVKIASVDLMAGQEARRQIELITSDIEVGRVYEGRVVKLMDFGAFVTIPPGRDGLVHISQISEERVEKVSDKLKEGETVRVKVLEIDKQGRIRLSMKAVNS, from the coding sequence ATGAAAGATATGATCCTGTATAAAAAAACATTGCAATATGGTCAACATAGCCTCACTCTTGAAACCGGTGAAATAGCACGACAAGCTTCCGGTGCTGTCATGGTCAGTATGGGGGATACCATCGTACTGGTGACGGTCGTCGGGACTAAAGAAACCAATATAGAAAAAGATTTTTTTCCCTTGACAGTCGATTATCAGGAACGTTCCTATGCGGCTGGTCGAATTCCAGGCAGTTTCTCCAAACGTGAGGGACGACCCACTGAAAAAGAAACCTTAACTTCCCGACTAATCGATCGCCCATTGCGTCCCTTATTTCCGGAGGGATTTAATCATGAAGTCCAAATCATTGCGACTGTCATGTCTTTGGATCCGGAAATTGATCCGGATATTCCGGCTTTGATTGGTTCTTCTGCTGCTTTAGCCATTTCTGGGATACCCTTTAATGGGCCTTTAGGCGCCGCACGAGTGGGTTATATTAATAATGAATACGTGCTTAATCCAACGCTTAACCAACTTAATCATTCCGATTTAGATTTAGTTGTCGCCGGGACCTCATCAGCAGTGCTCATGGTGGAATCAGAGGCAAAAGAGTTAAGTGAAGAAATCATGTTAGGTGCGGTCCTGTTTGGACATGACCAGATACAACCGCTTATTAAAGCTATCCAAGAATTAGCTATAACCGCAACCGCAACTCCCTGGGATTGGCAACCGAAATCGCTAGATAACCAGCTTAATCAGCAGATTGCCGCATTGGCAGAGCTAAAATTACGCGAGGCTTATCAAATTTACGATAAGTTAGCACGTCGTGACTGTTTAGCCAGCATTCGCCAAGAAGTGATAGCGCAACTGACTAGCGTAGACTCGCCACCATGGACTGCCGATCAGATTCTGAGTGCCCTAGAAAAACAAGAAAAACAGATGGTGCGAAGCAATATTATTACCGGTAAACCGCGGATTGATAGTCGTGATAACCGCACGGTGCGTCCCATTACGATTCGTACCGGCGTATTGCCAAGAACACATGGTTCGGCTTTATTCACCCGTGGTGAAACCCAAGCACTCGTGGTAACAACTCTAGGCACTGAACGTGATGCCCAAATTATTGATGCTCTAGAGGGAGAATATAAAGAGGGTTTCATGTTGCATTACAATTTCCCACCCTACTGTGTGGGCGAAATTGGACGCATAGGAACACCCAAACGACGTGAAATTGGTCATGGACGCCTAGCAAGACGGGGTATACAAGCGGTTATGCCCAGTATCCAAGAATTTCCTTATTCAATCCGGTTGGTGGCAGAAATTACCGAGTCGAATGGTTCGAGTTCGATGGCAACCGTTTGTGGTTCCAGCTTAGCCTTGATGGATGCTGGTGTGCCGATTAAAGCGCCGGTGGCCGGTATTGCAATGGGGCTGATTAAAGAAGGCGACCAATTTGTCATCCTCTCCGATATCATGGGTGATGAAGACCATTTGGGTGATATGGACTTCAAAGTGGCCGGGACGACTAAAGGGATCACTGCCTTACAAATGGATATCAAAATTGAGGGCATTACCCGTGAAATTATGGCAGTGGCTTTAGAACAAGCGAAAGCCGGTCGCTTACACATCTTAAGCATCATGTATGAAACCCTTGATAAACCCCGCAGTGAAATGTCAAAACATGCACCACGTATCATTACCTTCCAGATTAAACCTGATAAAATCCGCGAAGTGATTGGGAAAGGGGGTATTACTATTCGTGCCATTACTGAAGACACTGGAGCCACAGTCGATATTAGTGATGATGGTATCGTGAAAATTGCTTCGGTAGATTTAATGGCTGGACAAGAAGCACGTCGCCAAATTGAACTGATTACCTCGGATATCGAAGTGGGTAGAGTTTATGAAGGTAGAGTAGTCAAATTAATGGATTTTGGCGCTTTTGTAACCATTCCCCCAGGAAGAGATGGCTTAGTTCATATTTCCCAAATTTCAGAGGAACGAGTTGAAAAGGTCAGTGATAAATTAAAAGAAGGGGAAACTGTCCGAGTTAAAGTACTGGAAATAGATAAACAAGGGCGGATTCGCTTAAGTATGAAGGCAGTTAATAGTTAA
- a CDS encoding translation initiation factor IF-2: MAEVTVKQFADVVGIPIERLLAQLGNAGLSPKTADDNISDKEKLQLLAHLRHLHGKETEVQTTSNAPKKIILKRKTLSEIKVPSSQGKAKTVPVEVRKKRTYVKRGAVTEQENQRLSKEREQMEAAQREIEEEIRRQQEEVELIAQAKQAKYEAEQREAQQRVPKEPEPPADIQVTPLNEKEGIQPAIFPEQPPTDLQAVIESVAEDTQLIQPSQITKQPNLATTTSKPVQQPSVAAVVSQIETSNNKENEVTKTRTHDTTPKSAEANHRRQPTDFKRQPTDSRRQPTDSRHQPADSRRQPTDSRHQPADSRRQPTDSRHQPADSRRQSTDSRHQPPADSKHQVTDLKNQPTDSKRKYAHPVLVEANIHIDFQDDKTAKAGNKSAKKPTQRNGKLAKDSKKRHEKSSATKEGVSKTRKLERQEPYQEEDSLLKKTKKKKKPLVKPKEPQHGAFTKPTTPMVREVVLPETLTVAELAQKMSIKAAEVIKTMMKLGTMVTINQVIDQETAAIVVDEMGHLSKFIKENAIEDELTQSGQLSGEKVAKAPVVTIMGHVDHGKTSLLDYIRVTRVAAGEAGGITQHIGAYHVDTPKGTICFLDTPGHAAFTAMRARGAKATDIVVLVVAADDGVMPQTIEAIQHARAAHVPIVVAINKVDKPQADSERVKQELVAQGVIPEEWGGEAMFVSVSAKTGQGINELLEAILLQAEVLELTTVVEGRATGVIIESSLDKGRGALATMLVQSGTLRKGDILLAGQQFGRVRALLNEKGNSIDFAGPSIPVEVLGLSGAPSAGDEAVVVADERKAREIALFRQGKYRDIKLARQQAAKLENMFSQMQAGHVNTLNIVLKADVNGSVEALSDALVKLSNQEVKVNMIASGVGGINESDVNLAVASGAILIGFNVRADSSAKRLINEEEVDLHYYSVIYEAIDEVKKAITGLLKPEVKEEIIGLAQVREVFRSPKFGAVAGCLVVDGVVKRNNPIRVLRDNVVIFEGELESLRRFKDDVTEVKAGMECGIGVKNYNDVKIGDHIEVYEKTTVARTL; encoded by the coding sequence ATGGCTGAAGTAACTGTAAAACAATTTGCTGACGTAGTGGGGATCCCTATCGAACGTTTATTAGCACAATTAGGTAACGCTGGGCTGTCTCCTAAAACAGCCGATGACAATATTAGTGACAAGGAAAAATTACAATTGTTAGCTCATTTACGCCATCTTCATGGCAAAGAAACTGAAGTCCAAACCACTTCTAATGCACCCAAAAAAATTATCCTGAAACGTAAAACCCTGAGTGAAATTAAAGTACCCAGTTCACAAGGGAAGGCCAAAACGGTCCCGGTTGAAGTGAGAAAAAAACGGACCTATGTGAAACGAGGTGCAGTCACCGAACAAGAAAATCAACGGCTTAGCAAAGAACGTGAACAAATGGAAGCGGCTCAACGAGAAATAGAAGAGGAAATTCGCCGGCAACAAGAGGAAGTTGAATTAATTGCCCAAGCTAAGCAAGCTAAGTATGAAGCCGAACAACGGGAAGCCCAACAACGCGTCCCAAAAGAACCCGAACCACCGGCAGATATTCAAGTAACACCACTTAATGAAAAAGAAGGTATTCAACCAGCGATATTCCCAGAACAACCACCAACTGATCTTCAAGCTGTCATTGAATCTGTTGCTGAAGATACCCAACTCATCCAGCCATCGCAAATCACTAAACAGCCCAATCTTGCCACCACCACCTCAAAGCCGGTACAACAACCCTCAGTTGCAGCAGTTGTTTCTCAAATAGAAACGTCTAATAATAAGGAAAATGAGGTTACTAAAACGAGAACCCATGATACGACGCCGAAATCCGCTGAAGCGAATCATAGACGTCAACCGACTGATTTTAAACGTCAACCGACTGATTCTAGGCGTCAACCCACTGATTCTAGACATCAACCGGCTGATTCTAGGCGTCAACCCACTGATTCTAGACATCAACCGGCTGATTCTAGGCGTCAACCCACTGATTCTAGACATCAACCGGCTGATTCTAGGCGTCAATCGACTGATTCTAGGCATCAACCGCCGGCTGATTCTAAACATCAAGTCACTGATTTAAAGAATCAACCAACCGATTCTAAAAGAAAATACGCTCATCCTGTCTTAGTTGAAGCGAATATTCATATTGATTTTCAAGATGATAAAACAGCTAAAGCCGGAAATAAATCGGCTAAAAAACCCACTCAACGTAATGGCAAGTTAGCTAAAGACAGTAAAAAACGCCATGAGAAATCTTCTGCAACTAAAGAGGGCGTAAGTAAGACCCGTAAACTTGAGCGACAAGAACCCTATCAGGAAGAGGACTCTCTCCTTAAAAAAACTAAAAAGAAAAAGAAACCCCTCGTCAAACCGAAAGAACCACAACATGGTGCCTTTACTAAACCAACCACTCCCATGGTACGTGAAGTAGTCTTACCAGAAACGCTTACAGTGGCAGAGTTAGCGCAAAAGATGTCTATTAAAGCCGCTGAAGTGATTAAAACGATGATGAAATTGGGAACCATGGTGACCATTAATCAAGTCATTGATCAAGAAACCGCTGCCATTGTCGTTGATGAGATGGGTCATCTTTCTAAATTTATTAAAGAAAATGCGATTGAAGACGAATTGACTCAAAGTGGTCAACTCAGTGGTGAAAAAGTAGCTAAGGCCCCCGTAGTAACCATTATGGGTCATGTTGATCATGGTAAAACTTCTCTACTTGACTATATTCGAGTTACCCGCGTTGCCGCTGGTGAAGCCGGTGGGATTACTCAACATATTGGTGCCTACCACGTTGATACTCCTAAAGGAACTATCTGTTTTTTAGATACGCCAGGACATGCGGCGTTCACTGCGATGCGAGCGAGGGGAGCTAAAGCGACAGACATTGTGGTCTTAGTCGTGGCGGCAGACGATGGCGTGATGCCACAAACCATTGAAGCGATTCAACACGCCAGAGCGGCTCATGTACCCATAGTCGTTGCTATCAACAAAGTCGATAAACCCCAAGCCGATTCAGAACGAGTTAAACAAGAGTTAGTTGCTCAAGGAGTCATCCCGGAAGAATGGGGGGGTGAAGCCATGTTTGTTTCAGTATCAGCGAAAACTGGCCAAGGTATTAACGAATTACTCGAAGCGATTTTATTACAAGCAGAAGTGCTAGAATTGACGACGGTGGTTGAAGGCAGAGCAACGGGTGTTATCATTGAATCGAGCTTAGATAAAGGTAGAGGCGCCCTAGCAACTATGTTAGTTCAAAGTGGTACTTTACGCAAAGGCGACATCCTCTTAGCCGGGCAACAGTTTGGTCGTGTCCGGGCACTATTGAATGAAAAAGGCAATTCCATCGATTTTGCCGGCCCTTCTATTCCAGTTGAAGTCTTAGGATTATCTGGTGCACCGAGTGCGGGTGACGAAGCAGTCGTGGTGGCGGATGAACGCAAAGCGAGAGAAATTGCCTTATTTAGACAAGGTAAATACCGTGACATCAAATTAGCTCGCCAACAAGCCGCTAAACTAGAAAACATGTTTTCACAAATGCAAGCGGGTCACGTCAACACACTTAATATCGTACTCAAAGCCGATGTTAATGGCTCGGTTGAAGCTCTAAGCGACGCGTTAGTTAAACTTTCTAACCAAGAAGTTAAAGTGAACATGATTGCCAGCGGAGTGGGCGGTATTAATGAATCTGATGTTAATCTCGCCGTTGCTTCGGGAGCCATTTTAATTGGTTTTAATGTACGTGCCGATAGCAGTGCTAAACGTTTGATTAATGAAGAAGAAGTGGACTTACATTATTACAGTGTTATTTATGAAGCCATAGATGAAGTTAAAAAAGCCATCACCGGCTTACTCAAACCGGAGGTTAAAGAAGAAATTATTGGTTTAGCCCAAGTACGCGAAGTATTTCGTTCACCTAAATTTGGTGCTGTTGCCGGCTGTCTAGTGGTGGATGGTGTGGTTAAACGCAATAACCCTATTCGAGTATTGCGAGACAATGTCGTGATTTTTGAAGGCGAACTCGAATCACTACGCCGATTTAAAGACGATGTTACCGAAGTTAAGGCGGGCATGGAATGTGGTATCGGCGTAAAAAATTACAATGATGTTAAAATTGGTGATCACATTGAAGTCTATGAAAAAACCACGGTAGCTAGAACACTGTGA